GGCCTACTCGCTGATGATCATGATCCGAAACATCGCGACAGGCTTCCAGAATTTGCCGCCCGAAGTTATCGATGCCGCACATGGCATGGGCTACGGGCGTTGGCGGCGGATTTATGAGATCGAATTGCCTCTTGCACTACCATTCATCATCGCCGGGCTTCGGATTGCGTCAGTCACCGTGATCGGGATTGCCACCATCGCGGCATATATTAATGCCGGTGGGCTAGGCACGATTATCTTCGAAGGCCTCGATCAACGCTATCCCGAGAAGATTCTTGTCGGTGGGGCGCTCACCTCGGCATTGGCCTTGTCAGTAGATTTCTCCCTTTCGAGCATTGAACGGAAGCTGCGCAAAACAACCGGAGGGGCCGTGTAATGAACCTGCTTGACGCATTCACTTGGTTCCTTGCTCATAAATCCACCTTTATGATCGCGCTGAACCAGCATTTATGGATGTCTGCTGTGGCCATGTCTATCGGGGCGGCCATAGCCATTCCGTTGGGGTTCTTGGTGGCACATTCACGGCGCGCATCTTTCGTTGCGATCAATATCGTGGGCGCCATTCGGTCGATCCCTAGTCTTGCGATCCTGTCAGCAGCGTTGCCGCTTTTGGGGATTGGCTTTCTTCCTTCGGTCGTTGCACTCATCGTGCTTGCGGTGCCTCCGATGTTGTTGAACACGGTTGTGGGCGTGGCCGAGGTTGACCTAACGGTCACCGATGCCGCAACCGGCATGGGCATGAGCCGTTTGCAGATTGCGCTGCATATCGAGTTGCCATTGGCCTTGGGGCCGATCATCTCGGGCGTCAAAATCGCCTCTATTCAGGTTATTGGCGGTGCAGCATTGGCCTCATTTGTCGGGGGCGGTGGTCTGGGTGATTTCATCAGCACCGGTATCGCGATCATGGATATGCCAAGGTTGCTGGTCGGCGCAGTTCCTATCGCTCTCCTGGCGATTGCCGCTGAGGTTGGGTTTAGCTTTTTAGAACGCCGCGTGTCGTACAGAAACGTCAACCTTTCAGGAGAGCCGGGATGATCGAGCTTAGGAACGTCACCAAGACCTATAACAGTGGCGGCCGTCCCGCTGTTGACGACGTCAGTCTGCAAATCGAAACCGGCACCACGGTGGCACTGATCGGGCCGTCGGGCTGCGGCAAGACCACGACCATGCGGATGATCAATTGTCTTCAAGTGCCAACATCAGGACAAATATTGGTCAATGGGCAAGACGTGACCAAGGTTGATCCGCAGGTCTTGCGGCGCTCTATTGGTTACGTGATCCAACAGGTCGGTCTGTTCCCGCATATGACGATCTCAGAGAACGTGGCGACGGTGCCACGCCTATTGAAACATGATCCGGCCAAGATCCGGAAGCGGGTGAATGAGATGTTGGAACTTGTCGGGCTGGACCCTGACGAAATGGGACCGCGGTTGCCAAACGCGCTGTCAGGTGGTCAACGTCAGCGGGTCGGGTTTGCCCGTGCGCTGGCTGCGGACCCCGAGGTGATGCTTATGGATGAACCTTTTGGCGCTATTGATCCGATCACCCGCAGCAAGGTTCAGACAGAATTCAAGGAAATCCTGAAAAAGACAAACAAGACAGTGGTGATGGTCACCCATGATCTGGACGAGGCGCTTAAGATGGGCGACCGCGTTGCGATTATGCGGGATGGCAAATTGCTGCAATATGATGCGCCGATTGATATTCTGGCGCGTCCCAACAGTCTTTTTGTGGCGGATTTCCTTGGTACGGATCGTGCGCTGAAACAGCTGAACCTGATTTCAGTGCGTGACAGGATGACCCCTGCGACGAGCACCGATTTTCCAACCATCGCCCCAAGTGCCAGCTTGCATTTTGCGCTGTCAGAAATCCTCGCCCAAAAGGTCGAGGGCCTGATTGTCCGTGAAGATGGGGGCCCTGTTCTTGGCTTTATCAACCGTGCTGCGGTGCTGGGCCCAGTGGCTCTTGCCTCTTAGTGCCGTTACAACTTCTCTCTTTCCGAAAGGCTTCAACATGACCGAGATCTGGGTCGACTATCTTAACGCACTGGACATTGCAGAACTTGCCCTGACCGACGATGAAATCCTTGCGGCGGTTGAATCCGCGCTGATTGCACAAGGCAACAAGCAGACTGTCATCGAACCGCGTGTGCATCTGGTTCCTGAAAGTTCGGACAAAGGGCATTTCAATGTCCTGCGCGGCTATGTGAAATCGCTCGGGGTGGCGGGCGTCAAAGTGGTCGGCGACTTTGTTGACAACTACAAAGTGGGTTTGCCGTCGGAACTGGCGATTTTGAATCTGTTCAGTCCCGAAACCGGTGTGCCCCTTGCTATTATTGACGCCACGGCGATCACCGACATGCGGACCGGGGCTGTGACAGCGCTTGGGGCCAAACATCTGGCGCGCAAGGACAGCAAGATTCTGGGCCATGTGGGATCGCGTGGCACATCCTATTGGAATGTGCGTTTGCTGAACCATCTGTATGATTTCGACGAAATCCGCATCCACTCCCGTCGGCCAGAAAGCCGCAATGCGTTCGGCGAAAGACTGGAAAAGGATCTGGGTAAAAAGATCATCGTCACCGACAACTGGCAGGATTGTCTTGAAGGCGCGGATATCCTGATCGAGGCGACACGGCTACCAGAGCCTACACCCATGTTCAAAACCGAATGGATCAAAAAAGGTGCCTTGGTGATCCCTTACGGCACTATGAGCGCGGTTGAATTTGATCTGACCGATATCATGGACAAGATGTTGGTGGATGACTGGGGTCAATGTGGTCCGGGGCGTCCCTACGGTTCATTGCGCGCCCATGTGGATGCTGGAAAACTGTCCGAGGAAACCCTGCACGCAGAATTGGGCGAGGTCGCCGCAGGACTGAAACCGGGCCGTGAAAACGACGACGAAACGATCTTGTTCTGGCATCGTGGTCTTAGCAGCACCGACGTGGCACTTGGGGCGGCTTTGGTGGCCAAGGCTAAGGCCAATAACATCGGCCAGAAAATTCGGTTCCGCTAAACTTTGGCAGAGCGTCTTGGCGTAAAGAAAGGGCACCATTGGTGCCCTTTTTCTGTCTGGATCAGCAGGGCTCGTGATAGCCTGCGGCCATTGCCTCGGCGTGCCACTGGTCGGTAACGGCATAGTCTTTGCGGCTTGGGATCGCAAACCCGCTCAGGCACAGGTCTTTCAGGTAAGGGGCCAGTTGCGGTGAATCGGCGGCTTGGGCAAAGGCCTCGCCTAGCTTGGCAACGATTTCAGGGGCAATTTCTGGGGCGGCCACCAGCAGCGGTATGGGCGAGGCTGGCGTCTGGGCAATGACCCGAATGCGGCGCGCGGTGTCCGGTTCATGGCGGGCCAGCAAGCTGTGAAAATAACTGTCGAGCGGGGCAACATCGGCGCGGCCCTCTAGAATGCTATTCAACGAAGCGCGGGGGGTGACAACCGGACCGATGCTTTCAGAATAAAGGCGTTCCTGCCCGTTCAGGTGATCCAGCAACAGTTTGCGTGGGGCATTGAAACCCGAGTGCGAGCCACGATCTGTCCAGGCAATCCGCCCGCCAAACGTGTCTTGCAGGCGGTTAAAAGGGCCTGCATCCGACACCACCATATTGGTACAATACTGCGGCCCTGTCAGCGGGTGCAGCGTTGCGTGGTACTCGGGGATTGGGGCCGCGACGATCTGAAATGCGCGGGTGGTACGCTGAAAGGGCCAGCCGCACATGAACACGCAGGCCAGATCCGTGCGGGCCCACAGCAGATCAAGCGGGGCGGGTGCTGCGTAGTCGATCACATCCAATGGCACCCCGGCGACAGCGGCTGTGTGTTCAAACAAACTGCGCCAGTGACTGCTCAGCGCAGGATTCAGGTTATACATTCGCGAGCAGGCAATCATCTGGGGCTCTCTTGTTCACCTTCGGGTGGCTTCTGGGGGGCCGGGGGCTTAGTGCTTCAAGTATTCAGAACATTTCTACATGCGTGCCGTCAGATCAAAGCGGGATTGGAGCCAGCTTTGATTTGACGGACAAAGGCCTGCACCGCACTGCTGCGATGGCGCTGCGTAGATAGCACCATCGTCAAGGCGCGGTCTGGCTGGGGGGATGGTCGAATGGCGATCTCGGAGGATTGGCCTAGAAACCCCGCCGCAAGACGCGACATTAAGGCAACGCCCAGCCCGTCAGAGACAGCGCTCGCGATCGCCTCGTTGCTGGGCAGCACCAATGCGATGCGAATGTCCGACAGGGTCAGCCTGTAATGGCTCAGGAATTCCAGCAGCATGGCGCGGGTGCCAGAGCCTTCTTCGCGGATCACCCAAGGCAGGCTCATCAGCATGGCGCGGTCGATCTGCAGGCCAATCTCGCGGGAGCCGATGAGAACCATCTGGTCAGTTCCGACTTGCGTGGCCTCTAGCCCGTCCATGGTGACGGGGGATTCGATAAAGCCCAATTCGGCTTTGCCTGAGGTGATCCAGTCCATCACCCGATCCGAATTGGTGATTTCGACCGAGAGGTCGATGTCGGGATTGCTGGAATGGAAGCTCATCAATTGGCGAGGCAGCCAGTAATTTCCCACGGTCTGACTGGCGACCAGTTGGATTGAACCTCGGCGCAGGGTGCTGAGGTCTTCGAGAACCCGTTCGGCTTGTTGGCTGCGGTTCAGGATGTCTTTGGCCTCAGTCAGAAACACAGCTCCGGCGGGGGTCAAGGCGATGCCGCGCCCCACCCGGTCGAAAAGTTGCACATCATGGCGTCGTTCCAGCGCGGAAATCGCAGCGCTGACAGCAGATTGCGACAAGCGCAGCACTTCGGCGGCGCGGGTCATGTTCAGCTCCGTGGCCACTGCGACAAAGATGCGAAGTTGTTCAAGTGTCATGCCAGCGGTTTACGGGAAGAGGGCAAGGGCCAGCAAGAGGCCAGCGCCTGAAACAAAACAGCAGGACACAGCCGCCAACACCAATGGGCGCGGACCACGGGCCAAAAGGGCGGGGAAGCGGGTTTGAAAGCCGATCGCCGCCAGCGATGTGGCAAGGATACAGGCGGTCAGCGTGGCAAAGTGGGCCCGCAGATCAGCGGGGATATCCAGAACAGAATTGACCCCCACCATGGCCATGAAACCCAACACGAACATGGGAAAGGGCGCGCGCTTGCTGGAGGCGTCTTGGTGGCCCTTGTTAAACAGCGCACCCACCAGCAGCAAGACCGGCACCAGCATCAGCACGCGTGCCAGCTTGACCATCGTTCCGACGGTTCCGGCATCCTCGTCGTGTTGAAACGCAGCGGCAACGGCTTGGGCGACCTCGTGGATCGTACCGCCCGTCCAGAAGCCGTGGACCATCGGGCCAAAGTTCAAATAGGCGCTGGTCATCGGCAAAAGCGTCATTGCGACAGAGCCGAACAAGGTGACCATTGCAACGCCGTAGGCCACGTCTTCGTCTTTGGCGGATATGGTGGATGCGGTTGCCAGCACCGCAGAGGCCCCGCAGATTGAAGTGCCCGACGCGATCAGCACGGTTAGGGATTTTTCAACACCTAAAAGGCGGCCCACCCAGACGGTAAACCCCATTGTCCCCATGACCAGCGCCACCAACGCCGCCAAGGGCAACAAGCCCAAGGCCAACATATCGCCGAGCGTGACCTGCAAGCCGAGCAGGATAATCCCAAAGCGCAGCAGGGGGCGAGACGCGATTTGCAAACCGGGCAGGCTTGCTTTGGGGGCGGGGATCGCATTGCCGATCACCATGGCGATCAAAATGGACAAGATCGGAAGCCCGATTGTCGTGGCCAGCCCAAGATGGTGCAGCAGGGCTGCAAGCCCCGTAATCCCCACGGCAATAACCACCCCAAACGCGTTGCGCGTGATGAAATGCCCAAACCCGAGGGCCTGTTGGCGGGGGGATATTGTGGTGATCATGGGATGCTCCGTTGGATATCAGGAGCGGGGTATCATGGCAAAATTCATTATAAAAACATATTAATTTTATGATTTTAATTTATAAAGCTGGTAGATTGATGGAAACCTGAGTTGAGACGCGATGCGTCGGCAAGCTCTTGATAACCGATTAGAAAACCTGTCGTTTTGGCGTGGTTTGTCGGCCCATGCCGCTTTTTCTGCTGCAAAACGACTTGGGGATCGACCGAACTGAGCAAGGTGGCTTAGTGCAGGCTGGCCGGATTTCACCGGTCAGATGATCACAAAACCTAGGCCCAGTCACGCGCTCGGACCCTGGATCAGTTAACTTGGCAATGTCAGATGTCTGGATTAACATCACTATGAGGAGAACAGGTGTCCGGCGGTAAGCGCAGCACACCTGTGAGACCACTTAGTCTTTATTTTGCAACCGGTTTTCACAGGCTGGGTCAATCCGTACCCGGGCGAGAAATCTGCGAAGGTGCAAATGAAATAGTCGCAAGGCATGAGAAGTACTCAGTTATGAAAGTCACTTACAAAGAGGTCAAAGCCGACATTCTCGGAAAGATTATAAAGGGCGATTGGGCACCTGGAAATTTGGTGCCAAACGAAGTCGATCTTGCCGAGACTTATGGCTGTGCGCGCGCGACAGTGAACAGGGCGATGCGCGAACTCTCTGACGAGGGGATCATCGAACGACGGCGCAAAGCCGGCACGCGCGTGCGCATGTCACCAATCCGGCAGGCCCGCTTTGACATACCGCTTGTGCGCGACGAGATTGAGGATAAGGGCGCGTCCTATCGGTATTCATTGTCCAGTCGTGTTGTCGAAGTGGCACCAGACTGGTTACGCGCGCGGCTCAAATTGCCGGAGGAAGGCAGAGTGCTGCATCTTGTGTGCATGCATTACGCTGACTGTATCCCTTATGAGCACGAAGACAGGTGGATCAATCTGACCGCTCTGCCAGCAGCGGAATTTGTCGATTTCTCAGAATGCGGCCCAAGCGAATGGTTGGTCGCAACGATCCCGTTCTCTGAAGCCGAAATCAACCTGTCAGCCGGATCGGCAGATCAGAGTTTGGCGGATTATCTGGCATGCTCGGTAGGAGATCCGGTGTTCAATATCGAACGCTCGACATGGTGGGAAAGCGACGCGGTGACCTATGTGCGTTTCTCATACCGCCCCGGCCATCGCCTGACGTCTCGCTACTAGGCTGGGCCTGCGCTGCCGCCGTGACGCGGCAGCGCAGGTGATCGTCAAAGAATGCCGGGCAGGTTCAGCCCATTTTCGCGGGCACAGTCGAGCGCGTCTTCGTATCCCGCATCGGCGTGGCGCATAACGCCAGTCGCCGGATCGTTCCAAAGCACGCGCGCGATCCTGCGGTCTGCATCCTCGGTGCCATCACAGCAGATCACCATGCCGGAATGTTGCGAGAACCCCATGCCTACGCCACCACCGTGATGCAAGGATACCCACGTTGCTCCTGAAGCGGTGTTCAAAAGAGCGTTGAGCAAAGGCCAGTCCGACACAGCGTCCGAGCCGTCTTTCATCGCCTCGGTTTCGCGGTTGGGCGATGCCACCGAGCCTGAATCCAGATGGTCACGCCCGATGACGATCGGAGCGGAAAGCTCGCCGTTGCGCACCATCTCGTTAAAGGCCAGCCCCAGCTTGTGACGCACCCCCAGACCGACCCAGCAAATGCGGGCAGGCAGGCCCTGAAAGGCGATCCGTTCGCGGGCCATGTCCAGCCAGTTGTGCAGATGTTTGTCCTCGGACAGAATTTCCTTCACCTTGGCATCTGTTTTATAGATGTCTTCGGGATCGCCAGACAATGCCGCCCAACGAAACGGGCCGACCCCACGGCAAAACAGCGGGCGGATATAGGCGGGAACAAAGCCGGGGAAGTCGAACGCGTTGTCCAGACCTTCTTCCTGCGCCATCTGGCGGATGTTGTTGCCGTAATCGACAGTCGGGACACCTGATATATGAAAATCGCACATGGCTTTAACCTGTAC
The nucleotide sequence above comes from Roseovarius mucosus. Encoded proteins:
- a CDS encoding ABC transporter permease; translation: MNWWPYNLDRIGIALLEHLYLLIVPITIAFVISLAVGIYSAKKPRLYSFIMIVTGILFAIPSLALFALFIPIFGIGTIPAIIGLAAYSLMIMIRNIATGFQNLPPEVIDAAHGMGYGRWRRIYEIELPLALPFIIAGLRIASVTVIGIATIAAYINAGGLGTIIFEGLDQRYPEKILVGGALTSALALSVDFSLSSIERKLRKTTGGAV
- a CDS encoding ABC transporter permease, whose protein sequence is MNLLDAFTWFLAHKSTFMIALNQHLWMSAVAMSIGAAIAIPLGFLVAHSRRASFVAINIVGAIRSIPSLAILSAALPLLGIGFLPSVVALIVLAVPPMLLNTVVGVAEVDLTVTDAATGMGMSRLQIALHIELPLALGPIISGVKIASIQVIGGAALASFVGGGGLGDFISTGIAIMDMPRLLVGAVPIALLAIAAEVGFSFLERRVSYRNVNLSGEPG
- a CDS encoding ABC transporter ATP-binding protein; translated protein: MIELRNVTKTYNSGGRPAVDDVSLQIETGTTVALIGPSGCGKTTTMRMINCLQVPTSGQILVNGQDVTKVDPQVLRRSIGYVIQQVGLFPHMTISENVATVPRLLKHDPAKIRKRVNEMLELVGLDPDEMGPRLPNALSGGQRQRVGFARALAADPEVMLMDEPFGAIDPITRSKVQTEFKEILKKTNKTVVMVTHDLDEALKMGDRVAIMRDGKLLQYDAPIDILARPNSLFVADFLGTDRALKQLNLISVRDRMTPATSTDFPTIAPSASLHFALSEILAQKVEGLIVREDGGPVLGFINRAAVLGPVALAS
- a CDS encoding ornithine cyclodeaminase family protein; amino-acid sequence: MTEIWVDYLNALDIAELALTDDEILAAVESALIAQGNKQTVIEPRVHLVPESSDKGHFNVLRGYVKSLGVAGVKVVGDFVDNYKVGLPSELAILNLFSPETGVPLAIIDATAITDMRTGAVTALGAKHLARKDSKILGHVGSRGTSYWNVRLLNHLYDFDEIRIHSRRPESRNAFGERLEKDLGKKIIVTDNWQDCLEGADILIEATRLPEPTPMFKTEWIKKGALVIPYGTMSAVEFDLTDIMDKMLVDDWGQCGPGRPYGSLRAHVDAGKLSEETLHAELGEVAAGLKPGRENDDETILFWHRGLSSTDVALGAALVAKAKANNIGQKIRFR
- a CDS encoding phosphate/phosphite/phosphonate ABC transporter substrate-binding protein yields the protein MYNLNPALSSHWRSLFEHTAAVAGVPLDVIDYAAPAPLDLLWARTDLACVFMCGWPFQRTTRAFQIVAAPIPEYHATLHPLTGPQYCTNMVVSDAGPFNRLQDTFGGRIAWTDRGSHSGFNAPRKLLLDHLNGQERLYSESIGPVVTPRASLNSILEGRADVAPLDSYFHSLLARHEPDTARRIRVIAQTPASPIPLLVAAPEIAPEIVAKLGEAFAQAADSPQLAPYLKDLCLSGFAIPSRKDYAVTDQWHAEAMAAGYHEPC
- a CDS encoding LysR family transcriptional regulator yields the protein MTLEQLRIFVAVATELNMTRAAEVLRLSQSAVSAAISALERRHDVQLFDRVGRGIALTPAGAVFLTEAKDILNRSQQAERVLEDLSTLRRGSIQLVASQTVGNYWLPRQLMSFHSSNPDIDLSVEITNSDRVMDWITSGKAELGFIESPVTMDGLEATQVGTDQMVLIGSREIGLQIDRAMLMSLPWVIREEGSGTRAMLLEFLSHYRLTLSDIRIALVLPSNEAIASAVSDGLGVALMSRLAAGFLGQSSEIAIRPSPQPDRALTMVLSTQRHRSSAVQAFVRQIKAGSNPALI
- a CDS encoding YeiH family protein; translated protein: MITTISPRQQALGFGHFITRNAFGVVIAVGITGLAALLHHLGLATTIGLPILSILIAMVIGNAIPAPKASLPGLQIASRPLLRFGIILLGLQVTLGDMLALGLLPLAALVALVMGTMGFTVWVGRLLGVEKSLTVLIASGTSICGASAVLATASTISAKDEDVAYGVAMVTLFGSVAMTLLPMTSAYLNFGPMVHGFWTGGTIHEVAQAVAAAFQHDEDAGTVGTMVKLARVLMLVPVLLLVGALFNKGHQDASSKRAPFPMFVLGFMAMVGVNSVLDIPADLRAHFATLTACILATSLAAIGFQTRFPALLARGPRPLVLAAVSCCFVSGAGLLLALALFP
- a CDS encoding UTRA domain-containing protein codes for the protein MKVTYKEVKADILGKIIKGDWAPGNLVPNEVDLAETYGCARATVNRAMRELSDEGIIERRRKAGTRVRMSPIRQARFDIPLVRDEIEDKGASYRYSLSSRVVEVAPDWLRARLKLPEEGRVLHLVCMHYADCIPYEHEDRWINLTALPAAEFVDFSECGPSEWLVATIPFSEAEINLSAGSADQSLADYLACSVGDPVFNIERSTWWESDAVTYVRFSYRPGHRLTSRY